From Veillonella dispar, one genomic window encodes:
- a CDS encoding glycosyltransferase family 2 protein produces MEPLLSIIVPIYNVEQYVDKCIQSILNQTYQNLEIILVDDGATDCSGSIADSYAAKDKRIKVFHKENGGLSDARNYGLDHVTGDYILFVDSDDFIENTMCERLFAVANSTNADIVSCNYYIYREDDDISIHTMSVQDDTRTFTGMDMLRYYLLKTEPFDLNVVWNKLFKSELFNGTVLVRFPKGRVQEDNFTIFRLFLNANTIVTVNEPLYYYVQRAGSIMANFSRRFMTDTVESHIYMNDYLMDHCSSVKNELQLYLLNSYVELSRRVHVNKCKTEYNDLLTQYKHYVLDHTADTSHNPLWKCKQDIKRVLVKLYY; encoded by the coding sequence ATGGAGCCGTTACTTTCTATTATTGTTCCCATTTATAATGTTGAACAGTATGTTGATAAATGTATTCAATCAATACTTAATCAAACCTATCAAAATTTAGAAATTATTTTAGTCGATGATGGAGCAACCGATTGTAGCGGTTCTATTGCCGATTCTTATGCGGCGAAGGATAAACGCATAAAGGTCTTTCATAAAGAAAATGGTGGGCTTTCCGATGCTCGTAATTATGGTTTAGATCATGTTACAGGAGACTATATTTTATTCGTTGATAGTGATGATTTTATAGAAAATACAATGTGTGAAAGATTGTTTGCTGTAGCGAATAGTACTAATGCTGATATAGTATCTTGTAATTATTATATCTATAGAGAAGATGATGATATCAGTATACATACTATGTCTGTTCAAGATGATACAAGAACTTTCACAGGCATGGATATGTTGAGATATTATCTGCTAAAAACGGAACCATTCGATCTCAATGTAGTATGGAATAAACTCTTTAAATCTGAGTTATTCAATGGGACAGTATTAGTTCGTTTTCCAAAGGGGAGAGTTCAAGAGGATAATTTTACTATTTTCAGGCTATTTTTGAATGCTAATACTATAGTAACAGTAAATGAACCTCTTTATTATTATGTACAACGCGCTGGTAGTATCATGGCTAATTTTAGTAGACGTTTTATGACGGATACCGTAGAGTCCCATATATATATGAATGATTATCTTATGGATCACTGTAGTAGTGTAAAGAACGAACTGCAATTGTATCTTTTAAATTCCTATGTGGAATTATCTCGTAGAGTTCATGTTAATAAATGTAAGACAGAGTACAATGATTTACTCACTCAATATAAGCACTATGTCTTAGATCATACGGCTGATACTAGCCATAACCCATTATGGAAGTGCAAACAAGATATAAAGAGGGTATTGGTTAAATTGTATTATTGA
- the glf gene encoding UDP-galactopyranose mutase, producing MKYDYLVVGAGPFGAVFAHEAHKRGKSVLVIDRRNHIAGNLYCESKDDINIHVYGAHIFHTSLKHVWDYVNQFAEFNHYVNSPVANYKGEMYNLPFNMNTFSKMWNIRTPKEAQDIITKQRSAITSEPKNLEEQAISLVGTDIYEKLIKGYTEKQWGRKCTELPAFIIKRLPVRYTYDNNYFNDRFQGIPMGGYTKMIERMLEGIEVRLGVDFLKHRDEYEALADTIIYTGPIDEYFDYSEGVLEYRGLHFETERLEEENHQGVAVVNYTEGDIPYTRIIEHKHFEFGTQPVTYVTKEYPKDWKIGEEAYYPVNDVKNLDLYATYVKKAETISNVIFGGRLGEYKYYDMDKVIASALALVEKELA from the coding sequence ATGAAATACGATTATTTAGTAGTTGGGGCGGGCCCATTTGGTGCTGTATTTGCCCATGAGGCGCACAAGCGTGGTAAATCTGTACTTGTTATCGATCGTCGTAATCATATAGCAGGTAATCTGTATTGTGAAAGCAAAGACGATATTAACATTCACGTGTATGGTGCGCATATTTTCCATACCTCCTTAAAGCATGTGTGGGATTATGTGAATCAATTTGCTGAGTTCAATCACTATGTAAATAGTCCTGTAGCGAACTATAAAGGTGAAATGTACAATTTGCCTTTTAATATGAATACCTTCTCCAAAATGTGGAATATTCGAACTCCTAAAGAAGCACAGGACATCATTACCAAGCAACGATCTGCTATTACAAGTGAACCTAAGAACCTAGAAGAGCAAGCTATTAGCCTTGTAGGTACAGATATTTATGAAAAGCTCATCAAAGGATATACGGAAAAACAATGGGGCCGTAAATGTACAGAATTGCCAGCTTTCATTATTAAACGCTTACCAGTTCGTTATACCTACGATAACAATTACTTTAATGACCGTTTCCAAGGCATTCCTATGGGCGGTTATACGAAGATGATTGAACGCATGTTAGAGGGTATTGAAGTTCGTTTAGGTGTAGACTTCCTCAAACATCGCGATGAATATGAAGCCTTGGCAGATACAATCATCTATACAGGTCCTATTGATGAGTATTTTGATTACTCTGAAGGTGTATTGGAATATCGCGGTCTTCACTTTGAAACTGAACGTCTTGAAGAGGAAAACCATCAAGGTGTTGCCGTTGTGAACTATACGGAAGGGGACATTCCGTATACTCGCATTATTGAACATAAGCATTTTGAATTTGGTACACAACCTGTTACATATGTAACAAAAGAATATCCAAAAGACTGGAAAATTGGCGAAGAGGCTTATTATCCAGTGAATGATGTAAAGAATTTAGACCTTTACGCAACATATGTTAAAAAGGCTGAAACGATTTCCAATGTTATCTTTGGTGGTCGTTTAGGGGAATATAAATATTACGATATGGATAAGGTTATTGCTAGCGCTTTGGCATTAGTAGAAAAAGAGTTAGCTTAA
- a CDS encoding DUF4422 domain-containing protein gives MNIKILVATHKQYWMPEDSVYMPIHVGREGKADIGYTGDHTGDNISSKNANYCELTGLYWAWKNLDADYIGLVHYRRYFTRKEVRSVEDKKNQILTGPEWEKLLSEYPVVVADKRKYYIESNRSHYNHAHHSDGLDAAEQIIAEKYPEYSAAFTKVCNRTWAHMFNMFVMRRDLFDQYCEWMFSILEEIEHRVDISNYDTYEARIYGFVSEILLDVWIEANNIDYKEQNVSFMEPQNWIKKGGLFLKRKFFK, from the coding sequence GTGAATATTAAGATTTTAGTAGCTACACATAAGCAATATTGGATGCCAGAGGATTCCGTATACATGCCAATCCATGTAGGTCGAGAAGGCAAAGCTGATATTGGTTATACCGGCGATCATACAGGAGATAATATCTCCTCAAAAAATGCGAATTATTGTGAGTTAACAGGCCTTTATTGGGCTTGGAAAAACCTTGATGCGGACTATATCGGTCTTGTTCATTACAGACGATACTTTACGCGCAAAGAGGTGCGTTCCGTAGAGGATAAAAAGAATCAAATTCTTACAGGTCCAGAATGGGAAAAACTACTTTCAGAGTATCCTGTTGTGGTAGCAGATAAGCGTAAATATTATATTGAATCTAACCGTTCTCACTATAATCATGCCCATCACAGCGACGGCCTTGATGCGGCAGAGCAAATCATCGCTGAAAAATATCCAGAATATAGCGCTGCTTTCACAAAGGTTTGCAATCGCACATGGGCGCACATGTTCAATATGTTTGTTATGCGCCGCGACCTATTTGATCAATACTGCGAGTGGATGTTCTCCATCTTGGAGGAAATCGAACATCGCGTCGATATTTCCAATTACGATACATACGAAGCTCGCATTTATGGTTTTGTAAGCGAAATCTTGCTCGACGTATGGATTGAAGCTAATAACATCGACTATAAAGAACAAAACGTATCCTTTATGGAGCCACAAAACTGGATTAAAAAAGGTGGATTATTCTTGAAAAGAAAATTCTTTAAATAA
- a CDS encoding O-antigen ligase family protein, giving the protein MISTAYYKIQELLLCAMIISLPLMRIPDRYTLFSMGNNLSMIFLFFSLLLFIVYSLWNKKTEFPFKLYFTISVAWIVFCTILGVFSFPFYDTVIYTYLINTSVVQKLYALFPSFVGNEFILQVKLMVSLVWYLFRNFIFPLIGLFLIIFNLYKDDCKKGLDTIVNAARILTILCIAYSIIEVSWLWSGSDYLASILVTINNGLYDPVVQSGWWPPELWPGQLRSLALEPSYFSMIAVFLAPLLGIHYVNSKNKLDIILAFLLVVMIFLTKARTGVVIYLFELVAFIVLSLIFRYKSWWKLCLFTIGLSVLSYSFAIVGDSVVSPIIKASISQSNTTKEAPKAISVEKALDKYIDSNVKSVSNTSSRSNSARFGNTVAMFNVGLDHLAFGVGRGLHSSYMVDKFPDFAKDSGEVKRWTEDVLQKGFLAFEYPVLNEFAAILAWFGLIGEVLFITPILYILYRTYKIKKYINNPILVYLLVAFLGQIACFMSNEFLLAYPILVGILVCYIKFYEHNDITRE; this is encoded by the coding sequence ATGATTAGTACAGCATATTATAAAATTCAAGAGTTATTGCTTTGTGCAATGATAATTTCATTACCACTGATGCGGATACCAGATCGGTATACTTTGTTTTCAATGGGCAATAATCTATCGATGATATTTCTGTTCTTTTCCCTTTTGTTATTCATTGTATATAGCCTATGGAACAAGAAGACAGAGTTTCCCTTTAAACTGTATTTTACAATATCTGTTGCTTGGATTGTTTTTTGTACCATTTTAGGGGTATTTTCTTTTCCTTTTTATGATACTGTTATTTACACGTATTTAATCAATACATCTGTTGTCCAAAAACTATATGCGCTATTTCCTTCGTTTGTAGGTAATGAATTTATTCTACAAGTAAAGTTAATGGTATCACTAGTTTGGTATCTGTTTAGAAACTTTATATTCCCCTTAATTGGGCTATTCTTAATCATTTTTAATCTATATAAAGATGATTGTAAAAAAGGTCTTGATACTATTGTTAATGCTGCAAGGATATTAACAATACTATGTATAGCTTACTCCATTATAGAGGTTTCTTGGCTATGGAGTGGTTCAGATTACTTGGCTAGTATATTAGTAACTATTAATAATGGCTTATATGATCCTGTTGTACAAAGTGGGTGGTGGCCTCCGGAATTATGGCCAGGTCAACTTAGAAGCCTTGCGTTAGAACCATCCTATTTTAGTATGATTGCGGTGTTTTTGGCACCATTATTAGGTATTCATTATGTAAATTCTAAGAATAAACTTGATATTATATTAGCATTTCTCTTAGTTGTCATGATTTTCTTAACTAAGGCTCGAACAGGTGTTGTTATTTATCTATTCGAACTGGTTGCGTTTATTGTATTAAGTCTAATATTTAGATATAAATCTTGGTGGAAACTATGTCTATTTACAATTGGACTTAGTGTTCTAAGTTATTCTTTTGCTATTGTTGGTGATTCTGTAGTAAGCCCTATAATTAAGGCTAGTATTTCTCAATCGAATACTACCAAGGAAGCACCTAAGGCTATATCCGTAGAAAAGGCTCTAGATAAGTATATTGATAGTAATGTTAAGTCAGTCAGCAATACTAGTTCTAGATCTAATTCAGCTAGATTTGGTAATACAGTAGCTATGTTTAACGTTGGTCTAGATCATCTAGCATTTGGTGTTGGTAGAGGATTGCACTCAAGCTATATGGTTGATAAATTCCCTGATTTTGCTAAAGATAGTGGAGAAGTCAAACGTTGGACAGAAGACGTATTACAAAAGGGCTTCCTAGCATTTGAATATCCAGTACTTAATGAATTCGCAGCCATATTGGCATGGTTTGGGTTAATAGGAGAAGTCTTATTTATTACTCCAATTTTATATATTTTATATAGAACATATAAGATTAAGAAGTATATTAATAACCCTATATTAGTCTACCTGTTAGTGGCATTTTTGGGGCAAATTGCATGCTTTATGAGTAATGAATTTTTATTAGCATATCCAATTCTTGTAGGGATTTTGGTTTGTTATATTAAATTTTATGAGCATAATGATATAACCAGAGAATAG
- a CDS encoding adenylyltransferase/cytidyltransferase family protein: MVKVITYGTYDLFHEGHYNLLKNAKALGDYLIVGVTSDYFDKSRGKFNVRDSLMTRIDNVRATGFADEIVVEEYFGQKIDDIKRFNVDIFTVGSDWEGYFDYLNEYCKVVYLPRTQGISSTQIRNSENVRLGIIGNEVILDRFLDESKFVSGIDIIGGYTEADETDTIYKSYQFNDLEQFCSSEKLLDEVDAVYINMPLSKRGAYIEKALQARKHVLTEFPFSSDLDETLRLMELAKSSNLVLMEGLKTAYSPAFNKLIAMARSGRIGKIFNVEANFTQVLGDDLANQVRIAGGSILSLASYPLLAIFKLLGFNYNRVDFISHKVDDVDILSKINFLYDDAMASATVAINAKAEGDLVISGSKGYIYVPAPWWKTEFFEMRFEDVNLNQKYFYKFEGEGLRYGIVEFLKCIREDSESFLMSHQDMIEEVRVLNKFVSDTDVTVI, encoded by the coding sequence ATGGTAAAAGTGATAACATATGGAACATATGATTTGTTTCATGAGGGACATTACAATCTATTAAAAAATGCAAAAGCATTAGGTGATTACCTAATTGTTGGGGTTACGTCTGACTATTTTGATAAATCTAGAGGTAAATTTAATGTTCGTGATTCTTTAATGACGCGCATAGATAATGTGCGTGCTACAGGTTTTGCAGATGAAATCGTAGTAGAAGAATATTTTGGCCAAAAAATAGATGATATTAAACGTTTTAATGTAGATATATTTACTGTTGGATCTGATTGGGAAGGCTATTTTGATTATTTAAATGAGTATTGTAAGGTAGTTTACCTACCAAGAACACAAGGTATTTCTAGTACTCAAATCAGAAATTCCGAGAATGTTAGATTAGGTATTATTGGTAATGAAGTTATTTTGGACAGATTTTTAGATGAGTCTAAATTTGTTAGTGGTATTGATATTATAGGTGGGTACACAGAGGCAGATGAGACTGATACTATCTATAAATCATATCAGTTTAATGATTTAGAGCAATTTTGTTCATCTGAAAAGTTACTAGATGAGGTAGATGCGGTATATATTAATATGCCTTTATCTAAACGTGGTGCGTATATTGAAAAAGCACTACAAGCTAGAAAACATGTATTAACAGAATTTCCATTTAGTAGTGACCTTGATGAAACATTACGCTTGATGGAGTTGGCGAAATCTTCCAACTTAGTATTAATGGAAGGCTTAAAAACAGCGTATAGCCCTGCTTTTAATAAGTTAATTGCCATGGCTCGTAGTGGGAGAATTGGTAAAATCTTTAATGTAGAGGCTAATTTTACACAAGTTTTGGGTGATGATTTGGCTAATCAAGTTAGAATAGCGGGTGGTAGTATTTTATCTTTAGCATCCTATCCGTTATTGGCTATCTTTAAACTCTTAGGCTTTAATTATAACCGCGTTGATTTTATAAGCCATAAGGTTGATGATGTCGATATTTTATCGAAAATTAATTTCCTTTATGATGATGCGATGGCTTCTGCTACAGTGGCTATCAATGCTAAAGCTGAGGGTGATTTAGTCATATCTGGTTCTAAAGGATATATCTATGTACCTGCACCTTGGTGGAAAACAGAATTCTTTGAAATGCGCTTTGAAGATGTAAACTTGAATCAAAAGTACTTCTATAAATTTGAAGGTGAAGGTTTACGATATGGAATTGTTGAGTTCTTGAAATGTATTAGAGAGGATTCTGAAAGCTTCTTGATGAGCCATCAAGATATGATTGAAGAGGTACGCGTCCTCAATAAGTTTGTATCTGATACCGATGTTACTGTAATTTAG
- a CDS encoding flippase, translating into MRALEYVLAFILVPYLIRVLGPLHFGMIAFMQGIMEYFRIFVDFGYSLTAPKAIAQAEEQKIGFLFAKYFYGKVCILIFVTLVFFAVYNLQRILLGNTIDILLFQVMYCGIIGNVLFPVWFFQGIQKMRYITILNMSGRICTMLGIFLLVKSPDDYILAAFLQACTPLIAGVFSIVWLRKHYTGLFKWPTIGEIINSYKEGWSIFVSSLAVNLYTATNVVVLGMLTNNVIVGYYSAADKLITCVRRGIYAVSDAIYPFISKMMKDDISKGLQFIKKQIFLYLVVGLVGCTSLFFFSDTIVKLLFGADYNLTVDVLRILSFVPLAVAISTVFGEETMLPLNMNSAYSRTLVLAAFFSLLSIFPLCYLWGAKGVAMTMLLTEFLIMIIMGGLLRKQLFQ; encoded by the coding sequence TTGCGCGCTTTAGAATATGTACTTGCTTTTATTTTGGTACCATATTTAATTCGCGTATTAGGACCTTTGCATTTTGGAATGATTGCATTTATGCAAGGTATTATGGAATATTTCCGAATCTTTGTTGATTTTGGGTACTCCTTAACGGCTCCAAAGGCAATAGCACAGGCTGAAGAACAGAAGATAGGATTTCTGTTTGCCAAATATTTTTATGGAAAAGTATGTATATTAATATTTGTTACTCTGGTATTTTTTGCTGTTTATAATCTGCAACGCATATTACTAGGAAATACGATCGACATATTATTATTTCAGGTTATGTACTGTGGAATTATAGGTAATGTTTTATTTCCTGTATGGTTTTTTCAAGGTATACAGAAAATGCGATATATTACCATCTTAAATATGAGTGGACGTATTTGTACGATGCTTGGCATATTTTTACTTGTAAAATCTCCAGATGATTATATACTCGCTGCATTCTTACAAGCTTGCACGCCTTTAATTGCAGGTGTTTTTTCAATAGTCTGGTTAAGAAAACATTATACGGGATTGTTTAAATGGCCAACTATAGGTGAAATTATTAATTCTTATAAAGAAGGCTGGTCTATATTCGTATCCTCCTTAGCGGTTAACTTATATACTGCAACTAATGTAGTGGTATTGGGGATGCTTACGAATAATGTTATCGTTGGTTACTATAGTGCTGCTGATAAATTAATTACCTGTGTTCGTAGAGGTATATATGCTGTAAGTGATGCAATATATCCGTTTATAAGTAAGATGATGAAGGATGATATTTCTAAGGGATTACAATTTATAAAGAAACAAATATTCTTGTATTTGGTTGTAGGCCTTGTTGGCTGTACATCTTTATTTTTCTTCTCAGATACTATAGTCAAGCTATTGTTCGGAGCGGATTATAATTTAACTGTTGACGTATTACGAATCTTGTCATTTGTTCCTTTAGCTGTTGCTATTAGTACTGTATTTGGTGAAGAAACGATGCTACCACTCAATATGAATAGTGCATATAGCCGAACTCTAGTATTGGCAGCATTCTTTAGCTTGTTATCTATATTCCCATTGTGTTATTTGTGGGGGGCTAAAGGGGTAGCAATGACAATGTTATTAACAGAATTTTTAATTATGATTATTATGGGAGGCTTATTAAGGAAACAACTCTTCCAATAG
- a CDS encoding LicD family protein: MREIGFSEIKSVALDILKDVAHFCDTHGIRYVLAYGTMLGAVRHKGFIPWDDDIDIMMPRDDYNRFIKTYNEHNSRYQVFSIENDDTYTYTMAKVFDQETVMIDNTLWRNFDKAGVFIDIFPIDGLPDETQAQQKIFRHQQFLNLLFHGSSMKFTFSNRYVDSKGSFAKLKGYVRTFLKFGAISLMHFLPTTSLIKKINQDAQQYPFSDAKYISVLVDCASGNKREVYEKTLFDNRSLYPFEDTEFWGLTDSDFYLSHLYNNYMEAPPEDRQVPHHNYRVYWKQ, from the coding sequence ATGAGAGAAATTGGATTTTCGGAGATTAAGAGTGTCGCTTTAGATATTTTAAAAGATGTGGCACATTTTTGTGATACACATGGTATTCGATATGTATTAGCGTATGGAACAATGTTGGGAGCCGTTAGACATAAAGGTTTTATTCCATGGGATGATGATATTGATATCATGATGCCACGGGATGATTATAATCGCTTTATTAAGACATATAATGAGCATAACTCAAGATATCAAGTGTTTTCTATTGAAAATGATGATACTTATACCTATACAATGGCTAAGGTATTCGATCAAGAAACGGTTATGATTGATAATACATTATGGCGTAATTTTGATAAAGCAGGTGTATTTATAGATATTTTCCCAATTGATGGGTTACCGGATGAAACACAGGCACAACAAAAAATATTTAGACATCAACAATTTTTAAACTTGTTATTCCATGGGTCTTCTATGAAGTTTACATTCAGTAATCGTTATGTAGACTCTAAAGGTAGCTTTGCAAAGTTAAAAGGTTATGTTCGTACATTCTTAAAATTTGGTGCTATTAGTTTAATGCATTTTTTACCAACTACAAGTTTAATTAAAAAGATTAACCAAGATGCACAACAGTACCCATTTTCAGATGCGAAATATATAAGTGTTCTCGTTGATTGTGCAAGTGGTAATAAACGAGAGGTCTATGAAAAGACCTTGTTTGATAATAGAAGTTTATATCCTTTTGAGGATACTGAGTTTTGGGGACTTACAGATAGCGATTTCTATTTAAGTCATTTGTACAATAATTATATGGAAGCACCACCTGAAGATCGCCAGGTACCGCATCATAACTATAGAGTATATTGGAAACAATAA
- a CDS encoding LicD family protein: protein MQQLSLREVQLEELNLLKDFDQFCKKYNLKYSLCYGTLIGAARHKGFIPWDDDIDVCMPRPDYERLLTLKEHYDHDGLELIANPINHSLDATYAAIINKNIPCENTYSNTLRSKYLWIDIFPVDGFSEDMSIMKEIYDKSIFYQKILTLASAKLFKGKSLIHALGKLVIVPLCRLFGKQRCIDIMDRLAKSYDYTKSEYVGVIAWGEGVKERLPKQDFEKMTTIEFEDQLFSVMSCWREYLDNMYDDYMQMPPEDQRCGHNIVAYKIERKD from the coding sequence ATGCAACAATTATCTTTACGAGAAGTTCAGCTAGAAGAGTTAAATCTTCTCAAGGATTTTGACCAATTTTGCAAAAAATATAATTTAAAATATAGTTTATGTTATGGCACATTAATAGGTGCAGCTCGACATAAAGGGTTTATACCTTGGGATGATGATATTGATGTTTGTATGCCAAGACCTGATTATGAACGGTTATTAACGTTAAAAGAGCACTACGATCACGATGGATTAGAGCTAATTGCTAATCCTATCAATCATAGTTTGGATGCAACCTATGCGGCTATCATCAATAAAAATATTCCTTGTGAAAATACATATTCTAATACATTACGTAGCAAGTATTTATGGATAGATATTTTCCCTGTTGATGGATTTAGTGAAGATATGTCCATTATGAAAGAGATTTATGATAAATCGATTTTTTATCAAAAAATACTTACATTAGCTAGCGCTAAACTGTTTAAGGGGAAATCTCTTATTCATGCTTTAGGTAAATTAGTTATTGTGCCATTGTGCCGTTTATTTGGTAAACAACGTTGTATCGATATCATGGATCGTTTGGCTAAATCTTATGACTATACTAAATCAGAGTATGTTGGTGTAATTGCATGGGGTGAAGGTGTAAAGGAACGATTGCCTAAACAGGATTTTGAGAAGATGACTACCATTGAGTTTGAAGATCAATTATTTTCTGTTATGTCCTGTTGGAGAGAATATCTAGATAATATGTATGATGACTATATGCAGATGCCTCCTGAGGATCAACGCTGTGGACATAATATTGTTGCATATAAGATAGAGCGAAAGGATTAA
- a CDS encoding pyridoxal-phosphate-dependent aminotransferase family protein, with protein MKLFTVGPTQMRKEILDVRHQQVPYFRTTEFSEVMLDSDKLLKKFMNAPESYKSIYLTASGTGALEATIMNCMNETDHVLVINGGTFGQRFVDLCELHEIPHTVIKLEEGEALTAKHFAAVEEQSFTFVIANIDETSTAQLYDINLLSSFAKKKQAYLVIDAISSFLIDHYDMAGNNIDVTILSSQKGLCIAPGISPIVISDRLYEERVKNNHIKNLYFDFNQYIKNFTRGQTPFTPAVGVCLEMNKALHLIEEEGFENYLARIDSVAKDFRNRIKELPVSLPAFSISNAVTPIRFEQPIAKDVFTILKDKYDIFVNPTGGVNEDYVLRVAHIGDTTIEDNKMLVETMKSVIKEITGK; from the coding sequence ATGAAACTATTTACAGTAGGACCAACACAAATGAGAAAGGAAATTCTTGATGTAAGACATCAACAAGTTCCTTATTTTAGAACAACAGAATTTTCTGAAGTTATGTTAGACTCAGATAAACTGCTCAAAAAGTTTATGAATGCACCAGAAAGCTATAAATCCATCTACTTAACAGCTTCTGGTACAGGCGCATTAGAAGCTACTATTATGAATTGTATGAATGAAACTGACCATGTACTAGTTATTAATGGTGGTACTTTTGGTCAACGTTTCGTCGATTTATGTGAACTCCATGAGATTCCTCATACTGTGATTAAACTAGAAGAAGGCGAGGCGTTGACTGCTAAACACTTTGCTGCAGTAGAAGAACAATCATTTACCTTTGTTATTGCTAATATTGATGAAACTTCTACAGCACAGCTATATGATATTAATTTATTAAGTAGCTTTGCTAAAAAGAAACAAGCGTACTTAGTGATTGATGCAATTAGTTCGTTCTTAATCGATCATTATGATATGGCTGGTAATAATATTGATGTTACTATTTTGAGTTCCCAAAAAGGACTTTGTATTGCACCAGGTATATCTCCTATTGTAATTAGTGACAGATTATATGAGGAACGTGTAAAAAATAATCACATTAAGAATCTTTATTTTGATTTCAACCAATATATAAAAAACTTTACAAGAGGTCAAACACCATTCACACCTGCTGTTGGGGTATGCTTAGAAATGAATAAAGCATTACATCTGATTGAAGAGGAAGGTTTTGAAAACTATTTAGCTCGTATTGATAGTGTGGCGAAAGATTTCAGAAATAGAATTAAAGAACTGCCAGTATCTCTTCCTGCTTTCAGCATCAGTAATGCGGTTACACCTATTCGTTTTGAACAACCAATTGCTAAAGATGTATTTACAATTTTGAAGGACAAATATGATATTTTTGTAAATCCTACGGGTGGGGTCAATGAAGACTATGTTCTACGCGTTGCTCATATTGGAGATACAACCATTGAGGATAATAAAATGCTCGTAGAAACAATGAAATCAGTCATTAAAGAGATTACAGGTAAATAA